The genomic region CCGCGGTGGAGGGGCGCTCGCCGTATGCGCGGGAGACCGCGGCGGCCACCCTGACCGCGACGATCACCGCGGAACCGCCGCCGCTGGCCAGAGCGGGCGCGCTGGCGCCGGTGGTCTCGGCGCTGTTGCGGCGCAACCCGGTGGACCGGCCGGGACCGGACCAGCTGCGCGAACAGCTCGAGCGGATCATGACCGGCCGCGCGGGCACTCCCCCGCCGCCGGTCCCGCCCACCGGCCCGCCGCCGCGCCGCACCAGCCTGCTCTTCGCCGGCATGACCATGCTCGCGATCAGCGTCGCCATCCTGGTCTACCTAACCCTGCGCCCCTAGCCCGCGTGTTGGCCGAACTCGTACGCAGTGTTGGCCGTTGTCGTACCCGGTGTTGGCCGTTCCTGTACCTGGTGTTGGCCGGGGCGCGCCCAGTTCGGCCAACACCAGGTACGAGTTCGGCCAACACTGCGTACGACAACGGCCAACACGCGGGTGGGGTTAGCCTGCGCGGATCGCGGACAGGCGGAGGCCGGTGGCTGGGTCGGGGGTGACCTCGGCCAGGCGGGTGGACCAGTAGAGGTGCCCGTGCGGGGACCACAGCGGGGCCAGCGGGAGCTCGCGGAGGGCGATGTTCTCGGCCAGGCGGAGGTCGCGGTCGGCGGCATCCGAGGTGGCCGCGGTAGTGATCAGCTCGGTGTAGGTGGCGTTGGTGAAGCCGACCTCGGTGGCCAGGGTGGTCAGCAGGGCGGTGGGGTGGGGGTAGTCGGCGCGGGCGGTGAGCAGGTAGGGGCCGTCGAAGCGGTGGTTCCGCGTGGACTCGGCGTACTCGGCGGTGGGCAGGCCCTTGACCTTGATCTCCGGCGCGTTCAGGGAGAGGCGGAGCTGGGCGGCGAGGGGTTCGGCCCAGTTGCGCTGGTCGGTGTCCTGGTTGAAGTAGATCGTCAGGTTCTTGGGCAGCTCGCTCTGGCGGGCGAGCAGGGCGGCGGCCTGCACGTCGTGGTTGCAGGGGCGGCAGGCCGAGTCCTTGCGGTCCGCGCCGAGGGCCTGCGGCAGCAGCGCGGTGGCCGGGGTGACCCGGTGCGCCAGCGGGCCGGTGGCCAGGGCCTCGCGGTCGATGCCCATGGACACCGCGTGCCTGCGGGCCTGGTCGGCGAACTCCGGGCGGGCCGGGAAGGCCAGGTAGGTGGCCTCCGGCTGCGGCCAGGTGGCGCTGCGGCTGGCGAACTGGCCGGTGAGCTGGCCGTGCTCGGCGGCCGGGATCTCGGTGGCCAGGTCGATCTTCCCGGCGGTGACCTGGGCGTACTGGGCCGCGGCGTCGGCGACCTGCACGGTGATGGCCTGGGACTTGGCCTTGGTGGCGCCCGCGTAGTCCGGGTTGGCGACCAGGCGGGTGCCTGCCGACCAGGGGCGTTCGGCGCGGAACGGGCCGTTGCCGACCAGCGTGGTCCAGTCCTTGCGGGTCAGCGCCGCTTCGGTCAGCGGGGCGAGCAGGGTGCTGGTCAGCGCGACCGGGAAGTGCCGCAACGGCTTGGCCAGGGTGACCTCCAGGGTGAGCTCGTCCGGCACGCCCACCTCGCGCACGCCCAGCTCGTCCAGCAGCGCGCCGGCGGCCCACTTCTCCTGCCGGGCCGCCGCCCAGGTCTGGGCGTAGGACTTCGCGGTCACCGGGGTCTTGTCGTGGAAGCGCCAGCCCGGTCGCAGCCGGATCGTCCACCGCCGTTGGTCGGGAGATTCCACCCGTTCCGCGGCGGCCGGCACCGGGGCCGCGCCCGGGTTGTCCGCGGCCAGCAGCGGCGTCCACAGCGCGCCGGTCAACAGCTTCCCTGGCTGGTCCACGGCCTGGCCGGGCAGCAGGGTGGCCGGTTCGGTCACCGCGATGGTGAACGTGCCCGGCTGGGGCGGCGCTGGGGTCTCGGCGGTGGTGCAGGCGGTCAGGGCGCTGACCGCCAGGGCCGTCAGCAGGGTGTCGCGGCGGCGCATCCGGGCTCCTCCTCCGGGGGCGATGCCTTGTCCCCCACGGGAACCCAGCCTAGGTTGTTCCTGGCCGAACGATCGGGAGGGCGTCATGGCGCTGGGGAAGAAACGGGCCGGGATCGTCGCGATGATCAGTGCACTGGCGCTGGCGGCCACCGCGCTACCGGCATGGGCGTGCGATGAGGAGCAGCCGGAGTTCCAGGCGCCCCCGGCCGCCGCCGGGCACGGGCACGGCAAGGGCGGCAAGGACACCGGCGCGGTCAAGAACGTCGAGCTGGTCGGCTCGGTGCCGGGCGCGCAGGGCGCGATCGCGCTGGACTTCCTGCAGTACGGCCGCAAGGACGTGCTGCTGGTCTCCGGGCAGTTCGGCCTGAAGTCCTACGACATCAGCAAGGACCCGGCCAACCCGGTGCAGATCGGCGAGCTGGCCATGCCCGGCCTGTGGGAGACCGAGGACACCGAGGTCGACCCCAAGCGCAAGCTGGTCTTCCTGGCCAGGGACCCCAGGGCCTTCGGCGGCAACGTGCAGACCGGCAAGTCCGGGGTCTACATCGTCGACGCCAAGGACCCGGCCAAGCTGACCGTGCTCAGCTTCGTCGAGCTGCCTGCCGGGCACACCACCAGCTGCATCGAGGACTGCCGCTACCTGTGGACCGGCGGCCCGGCCAAGGCCGCGGACATGCCCGCCGACTGGGGCGGCCGGCCGGTGTGGGTCACCGACATCCGGGACCCGCGCAACCCCAAGGTCTTCCCCCAGCCCATCGACACCGGCCGCAACGACGGCAAGACCGACTACGTGCACGACGTGCAGGTCGACGCCACCGGCATCGCCTGGGCCTCCGGTCGCGGCGGCGTGCGCGGCTACCGGACCAGCGGCTGGCACTGGGACGCGGTGGCGAACAAGTTCCGCAAGGCCACCGCGTGGAACCCGGTGCCCTACGCCGGTGGCGGCATCGACGAGCTGGCCGCGGCCTCGAAGTTCATGCACAACAGCTACCGCCAGGTCGGCTGGCGCGCGGGCGACGGCGCTAACCCCTGGCACTGGGGCGGCGGGGACCTGCTGTTCACCACCGAGGAGGCGTTCAACCCCGGCTGCGCGGCCGACGGCGTGCTGGTGATCGCCTCGCTCAAGGGCTCCTACGGCGGCGAGGGCTGGCGCTCCACCAAGGAGGACCCGTTCCGGCTGAACACCGTGGGCACCTGGAGCGTGGCCGGGCAGGAGGGCAGCAACCCGGACAGCGGGGACTGCTCGGCGCACTACTTCGACATCCGCGGCAACATCCTGGTGCAGTCCTTCTACGCCCAGGGCACCCGGTTCCTCGATGTCAGCGACCCCACCAACCCGACACAGGTCGGCTACTTCCGGCCGGCCGACGCCGCTTCGTGGGAACCTGCCTGGCACCGGGGACTGGCGTACGTGGCGGACAACAAGCGCGGCATCGACATCCTCAAGCTGACGAAGTAGGCACTCGAACCTGGGGGAAACAATGACGATTCCCGACCAGCCGCGCGGTATCGACCGCCGTCACCTGCTCACCGGGCTCGGCGCGCTGGGCGCCGCCGCCGTGGTGGGCGTTGGCACCCCCGCCCAGGCAGACCCAGCCCGGGCCGCCGAGGCCGCGACCACGCCGATGGACCTGCGGTTCCGGATCGCGGCGCAGTTCCGGCCGTTCGCGCTGCTGGCGCCCGGGTTCGAGCAGTACGACAGCGCGGCCCCGCCGCTGCCCAGGGCCAGCGGGGACTTCCTGGTGCGCACCGGGGTCAGCCCGCGTGCGCCGTTCGCCTCGGTGCTGGTGGAGGTCAGCGAGCTGGCCCCGCAGGCGTCGGTGGTGGCCGGGCTGGCGGCCAACTCGGCCAACCGGGTGCTGGCCCGCTACGACGCGGCCAAGGGCACGGCCAGCGTCGAGGTCACGGTCAACGGGACCACCACGGTGGTGAAGTCGGTGGCCGCGCGGCTGCGGGCGCCGTTCCGGTTCGCCTTCGTGGTCAACGAGAACGCGGTCACCGTGCTGCACGACAGCACCGGCACGGGCACCGGCTGGGTCCCGCTGGTGAGCGAGCGCGACGGGGTGTCCGCCAAGATCGACCTGCGCCGCCCGGCCACGCTGGGCACCTTCTCCTACGCCTATGGCGCGGGCGGGGACGGCGCGGTGGTGCTCGGGCGGGTGCGGGCCGGGTACTTCGGGCAGGCCGGGCTGCGGGACCTGCACGCGGTGCAGACCGCCGACGGCAAGCCGTTGGTGCGCAATGGGAAGCTCTACCTCACCGCGACCTGCGCCGGGCTCGGCTTCTTCCAGCAGGCGCACTGGGGCGTGTGGACCCTGGACCTCAAGGACCCCAGCCGGATCAGCCAGGTCGCGCAGCTGTACTTCAGCCGCGAGGACGGCGTCATCGTGGGCGACCACGCCGGGCAGATCGTGCTCGACGGCGACGAGTACATCGTGGCGATGAGCAGCTGGGGCGACTTCGCGTTCAAGGGCGTGCACGTCCGGCACCTGCGCACCAGGGCCAACGTGCTCTCCGGGGTGCACGTGCTGACGGCCAGGCGGCTCGACCTGCCCACCGAGGTCAGCGCCTGGGACCCGTCCATCACCAAGATCGACGGGCGCTGGCACGTCGGCTTCGTGGAGAGC from Crossiella sp. CA-258035 harbors:
- a CDS encoding ABC transporter substrate-binding protein; protein product: MRRRDTLLTALAVSALTACTTAETPAPPQPGTFTIAVTEPATLLPGQAVDQPGKLLTGALWTPLLAADNPGAAPVPAAAERVESPDQRRWTIRLRPGWRFHDKTPVTAKSYAQTWAAARQEKWAAGALLDELGVREVGVPDELTLEVTLAKPLRHFPVALTSTLLAPLTEAALTRKDWTTLVGNGPFRAERPWSAGTRLVANPDYAGATKAKSQAITVQVADAAAQYAQVTAGKIDLATEIPAAEHGQLTGQFASRSATWPQPEATYLAFPARPEFADQARRHAVSMGIDREALATGPLAHRVTPATALLPQALGADRKDSACRPCNHDVQAAALLARQSELPKNLTIYFNQDTDQRNWAEPLAAQLRLSLNAPEIKVKGLPTAEYAESTRNHRFDGPYLLTARADYPHPTALLTTLATEVGFTNATYTELITTAATSDAADRDLRLAENIALRELPLAPLWSPHGHLYWSTRLAEVTPDPATGLRLSAIRAG
- a CDS encoding twin-arginine translocation signal domain-containing protein; translation: MTIPDQPRGIDRRHLLTGLGALGAAAVVGVGTPAQADPARAAEAATTPMDLRFRIAAQFRPFALLAPGFEQYDSAAPPLPRASGDFLVRTGVSPRAPFASVLVEVSELAPQASVVAGLAANSANRVLARYDAAKGTASVEVTVNGTTTVVKSVAARLRAPFRFAFVVNENAVTVLHDSTGTGTGWVPLVSERDGVSAKIDLRRPATLGTFSYAYGAGGDGAVVLGRVRAGYFGQAGLRDLHAVQTADGKPLVRNGKLYLTATCAGLGFFQQAHWGVWTLDLKDPSRISQVAQLYFSREDGVIVGDHAGQIVLDGDEYIVAMSSWGDFAFKGVHVRHLRTRANVLSGVHVLTARRLDLPTEVSAWDPSITKIDGRWHVGFVESPSQTPFNFHPALAVAPRGADYHERLTLRGRDAGVRECEGTILQRVGGQWYLLASDGIGRQYRVYDLDVNFLGTLDAPYKTNIPHPQLVPVGRNWLMVTFDGTQYAEPVLGYGGHGDVIVMRA